The following coding sequences are from one Paenibacillus stellifer window:
- a CDS encoding general stress protein: protein MDSIGAQAYAKILENGVQAIEEVKRLQDSGFTREDIYVISHDQNREDRIAEAAGAGEVGMNEEGLFGTLANMFRSRGDELRSKISSLGFSEAEADFYEKELDLGKVLVIAKKRPS, encoded by the coding sequence ATGGATTCTATCGGAGCCCAGGCATATGCCAAAATCCTGGAAAATGGCGTACAGGCGATTGAAGAAGTGAAACGACTGCAGGACAGCGGATTTACGAGGGAAGACATCTACGTTATTAGTCATGATCAGAACCGGGAAGACCGCATCGCGGAGGCCGCCGGCGCGGGTGAGGTCGGCATGAACGAGGAAGGACTGTTCGGCACGCTCGCCAATATGTTCCGTTCACGAGGAGACGAGCTTCGCTCCAAAATCTCTTCTCTTGGATTCAGTGAAGCGGAGGCCGATTTCTATGAGAAAGAGCTTGATTTGGGCAAGGTGCTCGTCATCGCCAAGAAAAGGCCGTCATGA
- a CDS encoding response regulator, translating into MKIKAKLLIGFLTLLLIALSLTLIGYDRLNRMNSQMEGIYQDRYQKILASSGMRGEVNGMARILTNILLNPDSNLAIQSNEIKQSKIRADQFAAQMKALKQTVEEEQMFTVIEEASAAYYSYQDRVLSLLEDGNLATANALRQQTGISIQNEVISSLNNLAEFENLKIKEEINTAKSAYQQSVQIVIAVMVAGLLLGLGIILWVLPSISKGLNTVSRMVASLGDGRMGDLRSINYASNDEFGGVVRAFQIMAGDLKEKQDREAAYIKEQQEHAWLNANVARTTELLRGVNSLDAVSQTFISEFTPVVGAQFGAVYLREKNNPNRFEIKGAYAFDESKPKSGFELGSGLVGQCALDKKPILLQETPDTYFNVASGYGSGRPGYIALYPLLFEDEVLGVIEFASFKPYPELHYELMEQLALNMATIVNNITRRLAVEELLRESQALTEELQCQSEELQTQQEELRRSNENLEEQTDALKRSEELLQRQQEELEHYNNELVDKTRSLEEQIQLVEEKKDEIEEARRQLEKQAAQLTATSKYKSEFMANMSHELRTPLNSLLILSQLLAENKNGNLTEKQVEFAQTIYTSGADLLKMIDEILDLSKADAGKMELNREKVALTELKTFVKHNFAPLAQKKGIALRLSFLEPLPDTIVTDGYRLKQVLRNLLSNAFKFTSKGYVEFSVSRAEEKQLPVYLPLDRDYLAIAVKDSGIGIPEDKQDLVFEAFRQADGTTSRKYGGTGLGLSISRELSRLMGGGIVLESEEGAGSVFTLFLPASADYSLLPGETAAGEAEAASGSELPEALPAPAEAMTLPAPEAEAPFADDRDHLEPSDKVLLIIEDDRKFADILLDMAHSRGFKTLVALRGDTGLSMAKAYLPDAIILDIQLPVMDGWAILRELKEKANTRHIPVHVISINDEVKQGLMMGAFAYLRKPSGKEALERAFTRIEAYTESTLKHLLIVEDDDIQRRSIVELIGYDDVAITAVSTGGEALNELRKRKYDCMVLDLMLGDMDGFELLDHIRDDEELNDLPIIIYTGKDLDIKEETRLRKYAESIIIKDVRSPERLLDETTLFLHRVEANLPEDKRKILRKLHNKEELFVGKKIMLVDDDIRNVFALSSVLEGYQMEVRFAENGREALETLKENPDIDLVLMDMMMPEMDGYEAMRKIREMPQFAKLPVIALTAKAMKEDRFKCIEAGASDYMKKPIDTDQLLSLMRVWLYS; encoded by the coding sequence ATGAAGATTAAGGCGAAGCTGCTGATCGGCTTTCTGACGCTGCTGCTAATTGCGCTGAGCCTGACGCTGATCGGATATGACCGACTTAACCGGATGAACAGTCAAATGGAGGGGATCTACCAGGACCGCTATCAGAAGATTCTCGCATCTTCCGGGATGCGGGGAGAAGTGAATGGCATGGCCCGAATTTTGACCAATATTTTGCTGAATCCCGATTCCAATCTGGCGATTCAGAGTAATGAGATCAAGCAGAGCAAGATCCGCGCCGATCAATTCGCCGCTCAGATGAAGGCTCTTAAGCAGACTGTTGAAGAAGAGCAAATGTTCACGGTGATCGAGGAGGCGTCGGCGGCCTATTACTCCTATCAGGACCGGGTGCTGAGCCTGCTTGAGGACGGGAATCTGGCGACGGCCAATGCCCTCCGCCAGCAGACGGGCATCTCGATCCAGAATGAAGTGATATCCAGCCTGAACAATCTGGCCGAGTTCGAGAATTTGAAAATTAAAGAAGAAATAAACACGGCCAAGAGCGCCTATCAGCAGTCGGTCCAGATTGTCATCGCCGTTATGGTGGCGGGGCTTCTGCTCGGGCTTGGCATAATTCTGTGGGTGCTTCCGAGCATCAGCAAAGGGCTTAATACCGTGTCCCGGATGGTGGCCAGTCTGGGAGACGGCAGAATGGGCGATTTGCGAAGCATCAATTACGCCTCGAACGACGAATTCGGTGGCGTCGTCCGCGCATTTCAGATTATGGCGGGCGATCTAAAGGAGAAGCAGGACCGTGAAGCGGCTTACATCAAGGAGCAGCAGGAGCATGCCTGGCTGAACGCCAACGTTGCGCGCACCACGGAGCTTCTGCGCGGCGTCAATTCTCTGGATGCGGTATCCCAGACCTTCATCAGCGAGTTCACGCCTGTGGTCGGCGCGCAGTTCGGCGCCGTCTATCTGCGGGAGAAGAACAATCCGAACCGCTTTGAGATCAAGGGCGCATATGCTTTTGACGAGAGCAAGCCGAAGAGCGGGTTCGAGCTCGGCAGCGGACTTGTGGGCCAATGCGCGCTGGACAAGAAGCCGATCCTGCTGCAGGAGACGCCCGATACGTATTTCAACGTCGCCTCGGGCTATGGCTCCGGCCGCCCCGGGTACATCGCCTTGTATCCGCTCCTGTTCGAGGATGAAGTGCTCGGGGTAATCGAATTCGCCTCGTTCAAGCCCTACCCGGAACTCCATTATGAGTTAATGGAACAGCTGGCTCTCAATATGGCAACTATTGTCAACAATATTACCCGCCGGCTGGCCGTGGAAGAACTCCTCCGGGAGTCGCAGGCGCTCACGGAAGAGCTGCAGTGCCAGTCCGAGGAGCTTCAGACCCAGCAGGAAGAGCTGCGCCGCTCCAACGAGAATCTGGAGGAGCAGACAGATGCCCTGAAACGCTCCGAGGAGCTGCTGCAGCGCCAACAGGAGGAGCTCGAGCACTACAACAACGAGCTGGTGGACAAGACCCGCTCCCTGGAGGAGCAGATTCAACTCGTCGAGGAGAAGAAGGACGAAATCGAGGAGGCGCGGCGCCAGCTTGAGAAGCAGGCCGCGCAGCTTACAGCTACAAGCAAATACAAATCCGAGTTTATGGCGAATATGTCGCATGAGCTGCGTACTCCGCTGAACAGCCTGCTTATTCTGTCCCAACTGCTGGCCGAGAACAAGAATGGCAATCTGACAGAGAAGCAGGTGGAGTTCGCCCAGACCATCTATACCTCCGGTGCCGATCTGCTGAAGATGATCGACGAAATTCTGGATCTGTCCAAGGCCGATGCCGGCAAGATGGAGCTGAACCGCGAGAAGGTGGCGCTCACGGAGCTGAAAACGTTCGTGAAGCATAATTTTGCGCCGCTGGCCCAGAAGAAAGGCATCGCGCTGCGCCTGTCCTTCCTTGAGCCGCTGCCGGATACGATCGTGACCGACGGCTACCGGCTGAAGCAGGTGCTCCGCAATCTGCTGAGCAATGCCTTCAAATTCACAAGCAAGGGCTATGTGGAATTCTCGGTCAGCCGGGCCGAGGAGAAGCAGCTGCCGGTTTATTTGCCGCTTGACCGCGATTATTTGGCTATCGCGGTCAAAGACAGCGGCATCGGCATACCGGAAGACAAGCAGGACCTCGTGTTCGAGGCCTTCCGGCAGGCCGACGGCACGACGAGCCGCAAATACGGCGGCACGGGCCTGGGCCTGTCCATCAGCAGGGAACTCTCCCGGCTGATGGGCGGCGGCATTGTGCTGGAATCGGAGGAGGGTGCGGGGAGCGTGTTCACGCTCTTCCTGCCGGCCTCCGCCGATTACAGCCTGCTGCCGGGTGAGACAGCAGCAGGAGAGGCAGAGGCAGCCTCGGGAAGCGAGCTCCCCGAGGCGCTGCCGGCACCGGCGGAAGCCATGACTCTGCCCGCTCCGGAAGCTGAAGCGCCGTTCGCGGACGACCGCGATCATCTGGAGCCGAGCGACAAGGTGCTGCTCATCATCGAGGATGACCGGAAGTTCGCGGACATCCTGCTTGATATGGCGCACAGCCGGGGCTTCAAGACGCTGGTTGCGCTGCGTGGGGATACCGGTCTCTCGATGGCCAAAGCCTATCTGCCGGATGCCATCATTCTGGACATCCAGCTGCCCGTTATGGACGGCTGGGCGATTCTCCGGGAGCTCAAGGAGAAGGCAAATACCCGTCATATTCCGGTTCACGTCATATCGATTAATGATGAAGTGAAGCAGGGCCTGATGATGGGGGCATTCGCCTATCTGAGGAAGCCTTCCGGGAAGGAAGCGCTGGAGCGAGCTTTTACCCGGATTGAAGCTTATACGGAAAGCACGCTGAAGCATCTTCTGATCGTCGAGGACGACGATATCCAGCGGCGGTCCATCGTGGAATTGATCGGCTATGATGATGTGGCGATAACAGCCGTCTCCACGGGAGGCGAGGCTCTGAATGAGCTTCGCAAGCGCAAATACGACTGTATGGTGCTCGATTTGATGCTTGGGGATATGGACGGCTTCGAGCTGCTTGATCATATCAGGGACGATGAGGAACTTAATGATCTGCCGATTATCATATACACTGGCAAGGATCTGGACATCAAGGAGGAGACCAGACTCCGCAAATATGCGGAATCGATCATCATCAAGGATGTCCGGTCGCCGGAACGCCTGCTGGACGAAACGACGCTGTTCCTCCACCGGGTGGAAGCGAACCTGCCGGAGGACAAGCGCAAAATACTGCGGAAGCTTCACAATAAGGAAGAGTTGTTCGTAGGGAAGAAGATTATGCTCGTCGATGATGATATCCGCAACGTCTTCGCGCTCTCCAGTGTGCTGGAAGGGTATCAGATGGAGGTCAGATTCGCCGAGAACGGCAGGGAAGCGCTGGAAACGCTGAAGGAGAATCCGGACATCGATCTCGTGCTCATGGATATGATGATGCCGGAGATGGACGGATACGAAGCGATGCGGAAAATTCGCGAAATGCCGCAGTTCGCCAAGCTTCCGGTCATCGCCCTTACGGCCAAGGCCATGAAGGAAGACCGGTTCAAATGTATTGAGGCCGGGGCCTCGGACTACATGAAGAAGCCGATCGATACCGACCAGCTTCTTTCGTTAATGAGGGTCTGGTTGTATTCGTAG
- a CDS encoding TIR domain-containing protein, which produces MTKPNAFIGSSREAVDLASAIHSLISYHAQVTPWYAGAFEVNQYTMESLELQLDQNDFGIFVFAPDDVALHRGKYVFITRDNTLFEMGLFWGRLRRKRVFAIIPNEVKERDDLIKDETVREYHLLSDLQGLTLLKYERRSDGRDEAAVSVACRQIIKVIQAEGRYLDPRNKLREMELEIQRKRRVLHFFMSYVKNVSMVDGKERYDSLSDAIKMSIIAPHEFIVTGVAIWKVQGTDGIEQVGGHVGKGRFFTFQENHIRMELKQQPIFVLDAYLSGKWIFFNREEFEIVVILCYPLDKDHVLSVHFSGDYALEGDRLNEIVNNNSELFRYLIQIVGGESK; this is translated from the coding sequence GTGACAAAGCCAAACGCGTTTATCGGATCTTCACGGGAGGCTGTGGATCTAGCAAGTGCAATTCATTCCCTCATCAGTTATCATGCTCAAGTGACCCCTTGGTATGCTGGCGCTTTCGAGGTTAATCAATATACAATGGAGTCCTTGGAATTACAGCTTGACCAGAATGATTTTGGAATATTTGTCTTTGCTCCAGATGACGTGGCGCTTCATCGGGGAAAATACGTTTTCATTACCCGCGATAATACGCTTTTTGAAATGGGGCTTTTCTGGGGAAGGTTGCGGCGCAAACGAGTTTTTGCGATCATCCCGAATGAAGTGAAGGAGAGAGACGACCTTATTAAGGATGAGACAGTAAGGGAATACCATCTCCTTTCCGATCTTCAAGGCTTAACCTTGCTAAAATATGAACGGCGTAGCGACGGTAGGGATGAAGCAGCCGTATCCGTAGCTTGTCGACAAATTATTAAAGTCATTCAAGCGGAAGGACGTTATCTGGATCCCCGGAATAAATTGAGGGAAATGGAATTAGAAATTCAACGCAAGCGTCGGGTACTGCACTTTTTTATGTCTTACGTTAAAAACGTGTCCATGGTGGATGGAAAAGAACGCTATGATTCATTAAGTGATGCTATTAAAATGTCTATCATTGCTCCCCATGAGTTCATTGTAACGGGTGTTGCCATCTGGAAGGTACAGGGTACTGATGGAATCGAGCAAGTTGGTGGACATGTCGGAAAAGGAAGGTTCTTCACTTTCCAAGAAAACCATATAAGGATGGAGTTAAAACAGCAGCCGATCTTCGTTCTGGATGCTTATTTAAGCGGGAAATGGATATTCTTTAATCGTGAAGAATTTGAAATTGTTGTAATCTTATGCTACCCTTTAGATAAAGATCATGTTCTCTCCGTTCATTTTTCAGGTGATTATGCCTTGGAGGGAGATCGGCTTAACGAGATCGTCAATAACAATAGTGAGCTCTTTCGTTACTTAATTCAAATTGTTGGAGGGGAATCTAAATGA
- a CDS encoding DUF948 domain-containing protein — translation MIISLSVALIAIAFAILVIFLIKTLNAAKGSLEKVSQTLQEVQKTVDELTYEVKTTVRHANDITADVQGKIEKIDPIMDSVKNLGEVLAELTLTFKQVSVTGIEKFRKTRELKEKAESVSIDSTKPSPAEERTVNSYNAVYGSGNKGKTAAVLKGVDVAAVLWQKFRTNRPAGK, via the coding sequence ATGATTATCAGCCTTAGCGTCGCACTTATTGCTATCGCATTTGCCATTCTTGTTATTTTTCTGATCAAAACTTTGAATGCCGCCAAGGGATCTCTTGAGAAGGTAAGCCAGACGCTTCAGGAGGTCCAGAAGACGGTTGACGAATTGACCTATGAGGTGAAGACGACGGTCCGGCATGCCAATGATATAACGGCTGATGTTCAGGGCAAGATCGAGAAGATTGATCCGATTATGGATTCGGTCAAGAACCTGGGAGAGGTGCTCGCCGAGCTTACCCTGACCTTCAAGCAGGTATCGGTTACAGGTATCGAGAAATTCCGCAAGACCCGCGAGCTGAAGGAGAAGGCGGAGTCCGTGTCCATTGACTCAACGAAACCAAGCCCGGCGGAGGAGCGCACGGTTAATTCCTATAACGCGGTCTACGGCAGCGGCAATAAAGGGAAGACGGCGGCTGTTCTGAAAGGTGTGGACGTGGCTGCGGTGCTGTGGCAGAAGTTTCGCACGAACAGGCCGGCCGGCAAATAG
- a CDS encoding PP2C family protein-serine/threonine phosphatase: MKILVVDDNPTNIIIIREILKKEDYRNVITASSAIEMLELLGVGRNNSELRPKHPDVDLILLDMMMPEMDGIEACRIIQRYEKLKDIPIIMVTAVGDSKKLAEALDVGAVDYVTKPINKVELMARIRLALRLKAEKDWHKERDQRIQYELKLAALVQNAVLSLPLEEELFEVHAIYQPSFELAGDLYAWYALGDGRYGVILLDMMGHGISSSLFCMFIASVLKDTVTTYVEPEKVIQELNRRFNQLYIEKQLIQYYFTAIYMVIDTKLQRIDYVNAGHPPALLFDGASASPVLLESNCHPVGLFDRIEAAPQSLTYEDDGHLVMYTDGLLEMVGGDQSEQLDFLINQMDDGHEWREERMRSVFFNEQAPGERDDDKCLVWISLKKGKR; the protein is encoded by the coding sequence ATGAAGATTCTTGTCGTTGACGATAACCCTACCAATATTATTATCATCCGCGAAATTCTGAAGAAAGAGGATTACCGGAACGTAATTACGGCGTCATCCGCCATTGAAATGCTGGAACTGCTCGGGGTCGGCCGTAACAACAGCGAGCTCAGACCGAAGCATCCGGATGTCGATCTGATTCTCCTGGATATGATGATGCCTGAGATGGACGGAATTGAAGCCTGCCGGATCATTCAGCGGTATGAGAAGCTGAAGGACATTCCGATCATTATGGTAACCGCCGTCGGCGATTCGAAGAAGCTGGCCGAAGCCCTTGACGTGGGCGCGGTTGACTATGTTACCAAGCCGATCAACAAAGTGGAGCTGATGGCGAGAATCCGTCTGGCGCTCCGGTTGAAGGCCGAGAAGGATTGGCACAAGGAACGGGACCAGCGCATCCAATACGAGCTTAAGCTGGCGGCGCTCGTTCAGAATGCGGTGCTCAGCCTGCCCCTGGAGGAAGAACTGTTCGAGGTCCATGCCATCTACCAGCCTTCATTCGAGCTGGCCGGCGATCTGTACGCCTGGTATGCGCTCGGGGATGGACGATACGGTGTCATTTTGCTGGACATGATGGGACACGGCATTTCCTCTTCTCTGTTCTGCATGTTCATCGCATCGGTGCTGAAGGATACGGTAACTACCTACGTGGAGCCCGAAAAGGTGATACAGGAGCTTAACCGAAGGTTCAATCAGCTCTATATCGAGAAACAGCTGATTCAGTATTATTTTACGGCGATTTATATGGTGATCGATACGAAGCTGCAGCGCATCGACTATGTCAATGCCGGTCATCCGCCCGCACTGCTCTTTGACGGAGCCTCCGCAAGTCCGGTGCTGCTGGAGAGCAACTGCCATCCGGTCGGCCTGTTCGACCGCATCGAGGCCGCGCCTCAAAGCCTGACCTACGAGGATGACGGGCATCTTGTCATGTATACTGACGGCCTGCTCGAAATGGTCGGCGGAGACCAGTCCGAGCAGCTGGATTTTCTCATCAATCAGATGGACGATGGCCATGAATGGCGGGAGGAGCGGATGAGATCCGTGTTCTTCAATGAGCAGGCGCCCGGAGAACGCGATGATGATAAATGTCTCGTGTGGATTTCACTCAAGAAGGGGAAGCGATAG
- a CDS encoding C40 family peptidase has product MNKRSKQLFAALFFSAALFTAASPVGTGSAQAASASASSLTGVIESSVRLRSEPSVSRGTVLGYLRKGDTVAILEKSNSYFYKVRTADGDIGYVSTQDQYISVSQTSPAAPAPSQELPASSATIETVIARGMSYLGTPYEFGSSRSNTSTFDCSDFVRQAYLEGANIKLPADSRQQGAWIRSNSTAVTDISKLKRGDLMFFMSYRGSSASAYAGIDKSAQTITHVAIYLGDGQILHTYSASSGGVRVDQLSASWMNRFMFGGSVIR; this is encoded by the coding sequence ATGAACAAACGATCGAAGCAGCTTTTTGCCGCGTTGTTTTTTTCGGCTGCCCTGTTTACGGCAGCATCACCGGTCGGGACCGGGTCTGCCCAGGCGGCCTCAGCTTCCGCATCTTCCTTAACTGGCGTTATTGAATCATCGGTCCGGCTCCGCAGCGAGCCTTCTGTCAGCAGAGGCACGGTTCTCGGCTACTTAAGAAAAGGCGATACCGTGGCCATTCTGGAGAAGAGCAACTCTTATTTCTACAAAGTCCGCACCGCGGACGGCGACATCGGTTATGTCAGCACTCAGGATCAATATATTTCGGTATCCCAGACCTCGCCAGCGGCTCCCGCGCCCTCGCAGGAACTGCCGGCTTCGTCAGCAACGATTGAGACGGTTATAGCGAGAGGCATGAGCTATCTCGGAACGCCGTATGAGTTCGGCTCCAGCCGCAGCAACACCTCGACCTTTGACTGCTCGGATTTTGTCCGGCAGGCTTATCTGGAGGGCGCGAACATCAAGCTGCCGGCGGACTCCAGACAGCAGGGAGCATGGATTCGCTCGAACAGCACGGCCGTAACCGATATTTCGAAGCTCAAGCGGGGAGACCTGATGTTCTTTATGAGCTACCGGGGAAGCTCCGCCTCGGCTTACGCCGGGATCGACAAATCCGCGCAGACGATTACCCATGTGGCGATTTATCTGGGCGATGGCCAGATTCTGCATACGTACTCAGCCTCTTCCGGAGGCGTTCGGGTCGATCAATTAAGCGCTTCTTGGATGAACCGGTTTATGTTCGGAGGATCGGTCATCCGCTGA
- a CDS encoding MBL fold metallo-hydrolase: protein MPKIRYRNLDNIKVDKTFKEIRKWREERRGKKKDLSFAVPGVTPRVAYLTDNRLETTITWIGHSTFFIQYAGLNIITDPVWAERLGFDRRLVPPGMKIEEVPPVDLILISHSHYDHMHLASIRRLYRAETKLIVPAGLKGKMVRKGFRNCMEMQWWESVGIGRLKLSFVPAQHWTRRTPFDTDMSHWGGYILEPADPGDQTERGSERELLPPHLYFAGDSGYFPGFKEIGRRFQIDVALMPIGAYEPEWFMSLQHVNPEEAVQAFLDVGAEMMIPMHYGSFRLADDTAREALDRMEAARALQGIAEERIKVLGNGETLVMPPADVKHEKGDADLSVW, encoded by the coding sequence ATGCCGAAAATCCGTTACCGAAACTTGGATAATATCAAGGTGGATAAGACGTTCAAGGAAATACGCAAGTGGCGCGAGGAACGAAGAGGGAAGAAGAAGGATCTATCGTTCGCCGTTCCCGGTGTAACGCCGCGCGTGGCTTATTTGACGGACAACCGTCTGGAGACGACGATCACCTGGATCGGACATTCCACGTTTTTTATCCAATATGCAGGGCTGAATATCATCACGGACCCCGTCTGGGCAGAGCGTCTTGGCTTTGACCGGAGGCTGGTGCCGCCCGGGATGAAGATTGAGGAGGTGCCGCCGGTGGATCTCATCCTAATCTCCCATTCCCACTATGATCATATGCATCTGGCTTCCATCCGCAGGCTGTACCGGGCGGAGACGAAGCTGATCGTGCCTGCCGGATTGAAGGGCAAGATGGTCCGCAAAGGCTTCCGGAACTGTATGGAAATGCAGTGGTGGGAGAGCGTGGGCATCGGCCGGTTGAAACTCTCGTTCGTGCCGGCGCAGCACTGGACGCGGCGCACGCCGTTCGACACGGACATGTCGCATTGGGGCGGTTATATTCTGGAGCCGGCGGATCCCGGAGATCAGACGGAGCGGGGAAGCGAACGGGAACTGCTTCCGCCCCATTTGTATTTTGCGGGGGACAGCGGATATTTTCCGGGCTTCAAGGAGATCGGACGGCGGTTCCAAATCGATGTCGCCCTGATGCCGATCGGCGCGTATGAGCCGGAATGGTTCATGAGCTTACAGCATGTGAACCCGGAGGAAGCGGTGCAGGCGTTTCTCGATGTGGGAGCGGAGATGATGATCCCGATGCATTACGGCTCGTTCCGTCTTGCGGACGATACGGCGCGGGAGGCGCTGGACCGGATGGAGGCGGCACGGGCCTTGCAGGGGATCGCGGAGGAGCGGATCAAAGTGCTGGGGAACGGCGAGACGCTAGTCATGCCTCCAGCGGACGTGAAGCATGAGAAGGGGGACGCGGACTTGTCCGTCTGGTAA
- a CDS encoding ABC-F family ATP-binding cassette domain-containing protein produces the protein MISTSGVTLRYGKRALFEDVNIKFTPGNCYGLIGANGAGKSTFLKILSGEIEANTGDVHITPGERMAVLKQNHFEYDEYPVLETVIMGHTRLYDIMKEKDALYAKSDFSEEDGLRAGELEGEFAELNGWDAEPDAAALLIGLGIPRELHDKKMAELSGNEKVRVLLAQALFGRPNNLLLDEPTNHLDLESIQWLENFLMDYEGTVIVVSHDRHFLNKVCTHIADIDFGKIQMYVGNYDFWYESSQLALQLQRESNKKKEEKIKELQAFIQRFSANASKSKQATSRKKQLDKITLDDIRPSNRKYPFLNFKPEREAGKQLLTVTGLTKSIEGEKVLDEVGFVVNKGDKIALVGPNGLPKSTLFDIIMGESEADSGEYSWGVTTSQAYFPKDNSKFFDGVDLNLVEWLRQYSKDQDETFLRGFLGRMLFSGEEALKKASVLSGGEKVRCMLAKMMLNGANVLIFDEPTNHLDLESITALNNGLIDFDGTILFTSHDHQFIQTIANRIIEITPNGIIDRSMSYDEYLESDEIKELRQRMYPVEV, from the coding sequence ATGATCAGTACAAGCGGCGTGACTCTCCGTTACGGAAAACGCGCACTTTTTGAAGATGTAAATATAAAGTTCACTCCCGGGAACTGCTACGGTCTGATCGGAGCCAACGGCGCCGGCAAATCGACGTTCCTGAAAATTCTGTCCGGCGAAATCGAGGCTAACACCGGCGACGTGCATATTACGCCTGGCGAGCGCATGGCCGTTCTGAAGCAGAACCATTTCGAGTACGACGAGTATCCGGTGCTTGAGACGGTTATCATGGGCCACACTCGCCTGTATGACATTATGAAGGAGAAGGATGCGCTGTACGCCAAGTCCGATTTCTCCGAGGAAGACGGTCTGCGCGCCGGTGAGCTGGAAGGCGAATTCGCCGAGCTGAACGGCTGGGACGCCGAGCCGGATGCCGCAGCGCTGCTGATCGGTCTTGGCATTCCGCGCGAGCTGCATGACAAGAAGATGGCGGAGCTCAGCGGCAACGAGAAGGTTCGCGTCCTGCTGGCCCAGGCGCTGTTCGGCCGCCCGAACAACCTGCTGCTTGACGAACCTACCAACCACTTGGACCTCGAATCGATCCAGTGGCTGGAGAACTTCCTGATGGACTACGAAGGCACCGTTATCGTCGTATCCCATGACCGTCACTTCCTGAACAAGGTGTGTACGCATATTGCGGACATCGATTTTGGCAAAATCCAGATGTACGTCGGCAACTACGATTTCTGGTACGAATCCAGCCAGCTCGCGCTTCAGCTGCAGCGGGAATCGAACAAGAAGAAGGAAGAGAAGATCAAAGAGCTGCAGGCGTTCATTCAGCGCTTCTCCGCGAACGCTTCGAAATCGAAGCAGGCGACTTCCCGCAAGAAGCAGCTGGATAAGATTACGCTTGATGACATCCGTCCGTCGAACCGCAAATACCCGTTCCTCAACTTCAAACCGGAGCGTGAAGCGGGCAAGCAGCTGCTTACCGTCACCGGCCTGACGAAATCGATCGAAGGCGAGAAGGTGCTGGACGAAGTGGGCTTTGTCGTGAACAAGGGTGACAAGATCGCGCTCGTCGGACCGAACGGGCTGCCCAAATCGACGCTGTTCGATATCATCATGGGCGAGTCTGAAGCCGATTCCGGCGAATACAGCTGGGGCGTAACGACCAGCCAGGCTTATTTCCCGAAAGACAACTCGAAGTTCTTCGACGGTGTGGATCTGAATCTGGTGGAGTGGCTGCGCCAGTACTCGAAGGATCAGGACGAGACCTTCCTGCGCGGCTTCCTGGGCCGCATGCTGTTCTCCGGCGAAGAAGCGCTGAAGAAAGCAAGCGTGTTGTCCGGGGGCGAGAAGGTGCGCTGCATGCTGGCCAAAATGATGCTGAACGGCGCGAACGTGCTCATATTCGACGAGCCTACGAACCACTTGGACCTCGAGTCCATTACCGCGCTGAACAACGGACTGATCGATTTCGACGGCACGATCCTGTTCACATCGCATGACCATCAGTTCATCCAGACGATTGCGAACCGGATTATCGAGATTACGCCGAACGGCATTATCGACCGCTCCATGAGCTATGACGAATATCTGGAGAGTGACGAAATCAAGGAGCTCCGCCAGCGGATGTATCCGGTTGAAGTGTAA